GCCTGTTGGTGCCCCGACATTCAGAGAAGGTTTAAGATATGGCGTGGAAGTTTTCCATACACTGAAAAGTGTACTGAAGAAAAAAGGTTACAACACAGCAGTTGGTGATGAAGGCGGTTTTGCCCCCTCACTCAAATCAAACGATGAAGCTATTGAAGTAATCCTCGAAGCAATCACCAAAGCCGGATACACACCCGGAAAGGAAATTTTCATCGCTCTCGATCCTGCTTCAACTGAAATGTGGAATCCTGAAAGAAAAACCTACAAATTCTTCAAATCGACCCAAAAAGAGATCAGTTCAGATGAAATGATTGCATATTGGGAAAACTGGGCAAAACAATATCCAATCGTATCGCTCGAAGACGGTCTCGCTGAAGATGACTGGGAAGGCTGGAAAAAGATAACCCAAAGTCTTGGTGGAAAAATCCAGTTGGTTGGTGATGATTTGTTTGTAACCAATACAAGCATTCTCTCAAAAGGCATCGAACTTGGTTGCGCCAATTCAATCCTTATCAAAGTAAACCAGATCGGTACGCTTACAGAAACTTTGAATGCAATTGAAATGGCAAGAAACGCCGGTTACACTGCAGTTATTTCCCACAGAAGTGGTGAGACTGAAGATGTGACTATCGCTGACATCGCCGTGGCAACCAATGCCGGACAGATCAAAACCGGTTCAGCCTGCAGAACTGACAGAATCGCCAAATATAACCAGCTCCTCAGAATTGAAGAAGAACTGGATACCAATGCGATTTACAAGGGTCTCGCTTCCCTGAATTACAAAGGTTAATACCCTCTGATTTTAAGGTATGAAGGTTGACGGCATATGCCCTCGACCTCATACCTTTCTTATTTTAAACCGTTTCTGTCCCATTTTACCCTAAAATTGTAACCAAAATCACAGTTGAGAAAAATTTTCTTCTCAAAAATCCATATTTAAAGACTTTTTGTTTTGTTTAATAATTAAAATTGTTATTTTAACAGAGCATTTTCATTAATTCAAGAGACAAAATGAAAAGTATAATCGTGTTTTTATTCGTTGCAATGATCGTTTTTGTAGCTTTTAACGGATGCAAAAAAGATGATGCAACAACCAACCCGACAACCCCGACTACGAAAACAATGACGCTTGCTCATTTTGGCGTGGATTTTTCAGAGGGTAAGGTCGGAGATCCTGCAACACCACTTGCGAACGAAAAAATTGACGGTGAAACAATTGCGTGGTGTCCTAATGGAAGTGGTGGTGGATGGATGACGGGAATCTGGTACCGGTCGAGAGATGATAAAATTTACCGGATTGGTCCCGGCGATCTTGCCACTATAACATCCATTGATACAACAAAATGGTCATCTAATGTTTGCGGTACAGCTCTGAAGAATGGAGACATCTGGGCAGC
This Bacteroidota bacterium DNA region includes the following protein-coding sequences:
- the eno gene encoding phosphopyruvate hydratase, encoding MTEIIDIIAREILDSRGNPTLEAEVLLEGGAIGRAAVPSGASTGSNEACELRDGDSARYLGKGVEKAVDFVNNELAEELIGWDATDQVGIDEYMIELDGTPNKSKYGANAILGISLAVAKASAEAFGLPLYRYIGGTNAKVIPTPMMNILNGGKHADNNVDFQEFMVMPVGAPTFREGLRYGVEVFHTLKSVLKKKGYNTAVGDEGGFAPSLKSNDEAIEVILEAITKAGYTPGKEIFIALDPASTEMWNPERKTYKFFKSTQKEISSDEMIAYWENWAKQYPIVSLEDGLAEDDWEGWKKITQSLGGKIQLVGDDLFVTNTSILSKGIELGCANSILIKVNQIGTLTETLNAIEMARNAGYTAVISHRSGETEDVTIADIAVATNAGQIKTGSACRTDRIAKYNQLLRIEEELDTNAIYKGLASLNYKG